The sequence CTCGAACACCAGCGGAGCGGCCTTGACTGGAACCTCGATAACTGGATCTACGTAACCGTCGATCCGGTGCGATTTCGCTATAAAAACGGCGTATTGAAAGCCGATTCGCTTCCGAGTGGATCGAATGGTCAGTGGGGCCTGACTCACGACAACTACGGCCGTCTGTTCTTTTCGCGGGCGGGTGGCGAAATTCCGGCATCGGGTTTTCAGATCAATCCAGCCTATGGTGCCCTTGAGTTTCCGGATCAGTATAGCGAGGAGTTCAATGCCGTATGGCCGATCATTGCCACGCCCGATATTCAGGGAGGTTTACGACGGTTACGACTTCCCGATAGCACGCTGAACCATTTCACGGCTAGTAACGGCCAATCCATTTTTCGGGGCGATAAACTCCCGGCCGATCTGGTTGGCGATTACCTGATTGGCGAACCTGTTGCCCGAATTATCCGTCGGGCTAAAGTCATCAATACCAACGGGAAACTGACATTAGAAAATGCCTACAAACAACAGGAGTTTATTGCGTCGACGGATATGAACTTTCGGCCGGTCAATACCTATACCGGCCCCGATGGATGCCTGTACATTGTCGATATGAACCGCGGAATCATTCAGGAGTCGCAGTGGACACCAAAAGACAGTTACTTACGCCCGCAGATTCAGCGGTTAGGACTTGACAAAAACGTACAGCATGGCCGTATTTACCGATTGGTGCATGATGGCATGAGACCGGGGCCGAAACCGAAGATGCTTGATGAATCGGCCAGCAAACTCATTACCTACCTCGATCATCCAAATGGCTGGTGGCGTGATAATGCGCAAAAACAACTCGTAATCCTGGGCGATAAATCGGTTGTGCCTGTTCTGAAGCAAATCGCAGTGGGTGAGCAGGGCTCACTAAGCCGCAAACCATCAACGCTGGGACGACTTCATGCATTATGGACGCTGGAAGGACTGGATTCCATCGATAAAGACGTGCTGTTTACAGTGATGAAAGACGAAGATCCGCAACTTCGTCGGGCAGCCATCTGGATCAGCGAACGCTATATTAAACAGGGCGATGAGCAGGTGCTGGATAAAGTGAGTGAGCTTAAAAATGATCCGAGTTATGATGTTCGTACGCAACTGGTTTTATCGACCCACGATAGCAAATCGGCGAAGGCTAAAGCCCTTAATAACGAAATCGTAGCGCAGAACGCATCGAGCGAAATGCTGGCCAGCGCACGAAAAAGCCAGCTCAAGAACGATGCGGTTAAAACATATGGCCTTCGTTTGGGTAGGCTGGAGGAATCTGACCGTAAAATGGTAATGGCCGGAGCCAGTACGTTCAAGACATTGTGTGCTACCTGCCACGGCCCCGATGGAAAAGGGCTGGCCGTTGGAGGAAGTAGTATGGTTGCTCCGCCCCTATTTGGGTCAAAACGGATTGTGGGCGAAAAAGATGTACTGATAAAAATTCTGCTGCATGGTCTTCACGGCCCGGTCGATGAGAAAAGTTACCCGGACGTAATGCCATCAATGGCAGCCAACGATGACGAATGGATTGCCTCTGTACTGAGTTATATTCGGTATGAATTTGGCTATACCGGTAATTTTCCGCCAAGTCCGCCATCGACGACACCCCGCCCGGCTAATGGCGGCATTCCGCCCGAAGTGTTGAAACGCCGGAATTTCAAGCCTTTTGTTCAGACCGATGAGGTTAAGAAGATACGGCAGGAAACGGCGGGAAGAACGCAGGCCTGGACACTGGCCGATCTGGAAAAAGCAGGCCAGTGATTTTCCCGGACGTAGCTGGATTGTAGGCAGGGTTCTCAGAGGGAAATTGTTCAGTTTGAAAAATAAGACAAGCAACGAATCAGTTTTCTACAAAGCTGATCCATTCATTCATTTATCATGTACATCCGGAATATTATTACCATTGGTAGTTTATTATTGACACTTGGGGCCATTGCACAGCCAAACCCAGATCGCCCGGATTTGTGCCAGGGAGCCTATTTTACCGAACCGCAGGGGGCCGAAGCCTTACGTACTTTTGCCGGAACTTACCATGATCGGGCGACCTGGGAGTCACGTGCTTCACTAATTCGGCAGGGCATTCGCGACGGTATGAGCTTACCGAAAAAGCCGCAGTTTGCGCCCCTTCGTCCCATCCGTCACAGCCTGAAAAAAATGAATGGTTACACCGTCGAAAATGTGGCTTTCGAAAGTCTGCCGGGTTTTTATGTGACCGGTAATCTATATCGCCCACTTAACGCAACGGGTAAATCAGCCGGAATTCTTTGCCCACATGGTCATGCCGCCAATCAGGATGCCCGTTTTCTGGAGCAAGCCCAACAGCGATGTGCGACTCTGGCCCGGATGGGGGCCGTTGTGTTCATTTATGACATGATCGGCTACGGCGATTCGAAACAAAGTGCTCATAAAGTACCGCAGGCTCTAAAACTACAGACCCTGAATGGGATGCGGGCATTGGATTTTCTGGCCAGCCTGCCCGACGTCGATACCGAGCGGATTGGTATGTCGGGCGAATCGGGTGGGGGCACACAAACGTTTCTGCTCACCGCGCTCGATCAGCGAATAAAAGTGTCGGTGCCGGTCGTTATGGTGTCGGCCCATTTTTTCGGCGGCTGCGTTTGCGAAAGCGGGATGCCCATTCATAAACGGCCAACGCATCAGACAAGCAATGTAGAAATTGCTGCACTGGCAGCTCCCCGGCCCATGCTTATGGTGTCTGATGGAAAAGACTGGACTAAAAACACACCCGAAGTGGAGTTCCCATACGTCCGCAACATTTACCAGTATTATGGGGCTGCTGACCGGCTCGAAAATGTGCATTTACCTACTGAAGGCCATGATTATGGCCCCAGCAAACGCGCAGCTGCCTATCGCTTTCTGGCCAAATACCTCAAGTTAGACTTAAATAAAGTTCTTAAAGACGGGCAGATTGATGAAGCCTCGAACACGCTGCTGAAGCCAGAAGAACTACAGGTATTCAATGCAGAGCACCCACGACCAGCCAACGCTGTTGAAGGCGATGAAGCGGTAATGGCATTGCTGAAGTAAGGATATTATTGTCAGGTTTCGTTCCAGGGTTCATGTAAGAGTTACGGCTACCCGTGGCATATGACTACCTGCATAAGGCTACTATTACCATATCGTTATTTTTTAGAAAAAACGCCGTTCTACTGGCATTGGGGAATTGTAGCTATAGTCTACGGAACTTGTAGAAAAATGGAAACACAAAAGTCTCTTAGGAATCTGTAACCATCAGACTACCAGCGGTTGGCATGGAATTGGCAACAAGGTTAGGTCAAAAACAAATAACTAACCTTATAACCAACAGTAGTTATGGCAACGTTTGGAGAACGCATCGCAAATTTTTTTGGTGGAAACGATCTGGAAACACAGGAAGGACTTCGTGGCTTATTTGCCACTGAACTAAAAGATATCTATTACGCTGAAAAGCAAGCTGTGGATGCCCTGGGTGAGCAGGC comes from Spirosoma aureum and encodes:
- a CDS encoding DUF7133 domain-containing protein, producing MKRKLSILSLIAFSMLVVTCRVAQKSATTADQSTAQQTPAVQADTIPAFTANPSPAQLTPEQSVRSFRVPKGYHMELVASDPMIKEPVAIAWDGNARMYVAEMSSYMQDVDGSHEHDPVSRVMLLEDTDNDGKMDKSSVFIDKLVLPRMILCIDHELLVNETDTYDIYSYKDTNGDGVADAKKPVFQLGKKAPGNLEHQRSGLDWNLDNWIYVTVDPVRFRYKNGVLKADSLPSGSNGQWGLTHDNYGRLFFSRAGGEIPASGFQINPAYGALEFPDQYSEEFNAVWPIIATPDIQGGLRRLRLPDSTLNHFTASNGQSIFRGDKLPADLVGDYLIGEPVARIIRRAKVINTNGKLTLENAYKQQEFIASTDMNFRPVNTYTGPDGCLYIVDMNRGIIQESQWTPKDSYLRPQIQRLGLDKNVQHGRIYRLVHDGMRPGPKPKMLDESASKLITYLDHPNGWWRDNAQKQLVILGDKSVVPVLKQIAVGEQGSLSRKPSTLGRLHALWTLEGLDSIDKDVLFTVMKDEDPQLRRAAIWISERYIKQGDEQVLDKVSELKNDPSYDVRTQLVLSTHDSKSAKAKALNNEIVAQNASSEMLASARKSQLKNDAVKTYGLRLGRLEESDRKMVMAGASTFKTLCATCHGPDGKGLAVGGSSMVAPPLFGSKRIVGEKDVLIKILLHGLHGPVDEKSYPDVMPSMAANDDEWIASVLSYIRYEFGYTGNFPPSPPSTTPRPANGGIPPEVLKRRNFKPFVQTDEVKKIRQETAGRTQAWTLADLEKAGQ
- a CDS encoding alpha/beta hydrolase family protein, with amino-acid sequence MYIRNIITIGSLLLTLGAIAQPNPDRPDLCQGAYFTEPQGAEALRTFAGTYHDRATWESRASLIRQGIRDGMSLPKKPQFAPLRPIRHSLKKMNGYTVENVAFESLPGFYVTGNLYRPLNATGKSAGILCPHGHAANQDARFLEQAQQRCATLARMGAVVFIYDMIGYGDSKQSAHKVPQALKLQTLNGMRALDFLASLPDVDTERIGMSGESGGGTQTFLLTALDQRIKVSVPVVMVSAHFFGGCVCESGMPIHKRPTHQTSNVEIAALAAPRPMLMVSDGKDWTKNTPEVEFPYVRNIYQYYGAADRLENVHLPTEGHDYGPSKRAAAYRFLAKYLKLDLNKVLKDGQIDEASNTLLKPEELQVFNAEHPRPANAVEGDEAVMALLK